A window of Juglans regia cultivar Chandler chromosome 7, Walnut 2.0, whole genome shotgun sequence contains these coding sequences:
- the LOC108980458 gene encoding peptidyl-prolyl cis-trans isomerase FKBP16-3, chloroplastic-like isoform X2, whose product MTRQDFVIRFRRLRAPRFTRRMASLLLPIGSAFGNSLFANHQAISSDKVRGLVVRCSTLDLKAEASRASELRDEFNVIKRRDIIGLAFGLSSLFIDSFEAKGAGLPPEQKPRLCDDTCEKELENVPMVTTESGLQYKDIKVGAGPSPPVGFQVVKGLDEGILSMKAGGKRRIFIPGSLAFPKGLTSAPGRPRVAPNSPVIFDVSLEYIPGLEVDEE is encoded by the exons ATGACACGCCAAGATTTCGTTATCCGTTTCCGAAGGTTACGAGCTCCTCGCTTCACAAGGAGGATGGCTTCTCTGTTGCTTCCAATTG GTTCTGCTTTTGGCAACAGTCTGTTTGCCAATCATCAAGCCATTTCCAGTGATAAAGTTCGCGGTCTGGTTGTGAGATGCTCAACTTTGGATCTTAAGGCTGAAGCTTCAAGGGCAAGTGAATTGAGGGATGAGTTCAATGTAATTAAACGTAGGGATATAATTGGGCTGGCTTTTGGATTGTCAAGCCTCTTTATAGACTCATTTGAAGCCAAGGGCGCTGGCTTGCCCCCTGAGCAGAAGCCAAGACTCTGCGATGACACTTGTGAGAAAGAGCTTGAAAAT GTACCTATGGTAACTACAGAGTCTGGTTTGCAGTATAAGGACATAAAAGTTGGTGCAGGCCCTAGTCCACCAGTTGGATTTCAG GTGGTCAAGGGACTTGATGAAGGGATCCTGAGCATGAAAGCAGGAGGAAAGCGTCGAATTTTCATCCCAGGATCA TTGGCATTTCCAAAAGGTCTCACTTCAGCTCCAGGAAGGCCAAGAGTGGCTCCAAACAGTCCAGTCATCTTCGATGTGAGTTTGGAATACATACCAGGCCTTGAAGTGGATGAAGAGTAA
- the LOC108980458 gene encoding peptidyl-prolyl cis-trans isomerase FKBP16-3, chloroplastic-like isoform X1 — translation MTRQDFVIRFRRLRAPRFTRRMASLLLPIGSAFGNSLFANHQAISSDKVRGLVVRCSTLDLKAEASRASELRDEFNVIKRRDIIGLAFGLSSLFIDSFEAKGAGLPPEQKPRLCDDTCEKELENVPMVTTESGLQYKDIKVGAGPSPPVGFQVAANYVAMVPSGQIFDSSLEKGQIYIFRVGSGQVVKGLDEGILSMKAGGKRRIFIPGSLAFPKGLTSAPGRPRVAPNSPVIFDVSLEYIPGLEVDEE, via the exons ATGACACGCCAAGATTTCGTTATCCGTTTCCGAAGGTTACGAGCTCCTCGCTTCACAAGGAGGATGGCTTCTCTGTTGCTTCCAATTG GTTCTGCTTTTGGCAACAGTCTGTTTGCCAATCATCAAGCCATTTCCAGTGATAAAGTTCGCGGTCTGGTTGTGAGATGCTCAACTTTGGATCTTAAGGCTGAAGCTTCAAGGGCAAGTGAATTGAGGGATGAGTTCAATGTAATTAAACGTAGGGATATAATTGGGCTGGCTTTTGGATTGTCAAGCCTCTTTATAGACTCATTTGAAGCCAAGGGCGCTGGCTTGCCCCCTGAGCAGAAGCCAAGACTCTGCGATGACACTTGTGAGAAAGAGCTTGAAAAT GTACCTATGGTAACTACAGAGTCTGGTTTGCAGTATAAGGACATAAAAGTTGGTGCAGGCCCTAGTCCACCAGTTGGATTTCAG GTGGCTGCTAATTATGTTGCCATGGTTCCATCTGGACAAATATTCGACAG TTCATTGGAGAAAGGTCAGATTTACATTTTTCGTGTTGGCTCTGGTCAG GTGGTCAAGGGACTTGATGAAGGGATCCTGAGCATGAAAGCAGGAGGAAAGCGTCGAATTTTCATCCCAGGATCA TTGGCATTTCCAAAAGGTCTCACTTCAGCTCCAGGAAGGCCAAGAGTGGCTCCAAACAGTCCAGTCATCTTCGATGTGAGTTTGGAATACATACCAGGCCTTGAAGTGGATGAAGAGTAA
- the LOC108980440 gene encoding uncharacterized protein LOC108980440 has translation MGISASKRVKASLSNSPEFDSACDSGYSHCISLTQHAFPGVFSYQLATASDHLHRTLSTLRPHPLIMKWVPSPPSQAQVDSALRAVTRRRPNREDLTAQHESLLGPARFKEWAVELFTDAVVSNAGKAVLCRVPIGIVGIAGIGAVTRSGKDLIGTAIGVYALGIATSVYLSLSG, from the coding sequence ATGGGCATATCAGCCTCCAAGCGAGTCAAGGCTTCACTCTCAAACTCGCCCGAGTTCGACTCAGCATGCGACTCAGGCTACTCGCACTGCATCTCCCTGACCCAGCATGCTTTCCCTGGCGTCTTCTCCTACCAACTCGCCACTGCCTCCGACCACCTCCACCGCACCCTATCCACCCTCCGGCCCCACCCTCTCATCATGAAGTGGGTCCCCTCTCCACCATCTCAAGCCCAGGTCGACTCCGCCCTCCGAGCAGTGACTCGCCGGCGGCCCAACAGAGAGGATTTAACGGCTCAGCACGAGTCCCTTCTCGGGCCCGCCCGGTTCAAGGAATGGGCCGTTGAGCTGTTCACGGATGCCGTGGTGTCGAACGCGGGGAAAGCAGTTCTCTGCAGAGTTCCGATTGGAATAGTTGGGATTGCTGGAATCGGGGCGGTGACTCGGTCTGGAAAGGACCTGATTGGGACGGCAATCGGCGTGTACGCGCTTGGCATTGCGACTTCTGTTTATCTTAGTTTGTCAGGCTAG
- the LOC108980433 gene encoding protein THYLAKOID ASSEMBLY 8-like, chloroplastic — MEFSLIMGSLKFHFPQLGLLQNLPKPHPRSSVVTCGLRGGPRKPLWRKSVLSSEAIQAVHYLKLSKSSTGRLEGVLNSRVSRLLKADLLDALGELQRQNELDLALKVFQFVRKEEWYKPDLVLYCDMILLLGKNKLIEMAEELFSEMKKEGLQPNTRAFAEMIGAYIRVGMIEKAMETYELMKESGCTPDRLTFMILIRNLEKAGKQELAAMVKKECAEFVDYSEKFLEEVEKYRRRQSLDLV; from the exons ATGGAATTCAGCCTAATAATGGGCTCTCTCAAATTCCACTTTCCTCAACTGGGTCTTCTCCAAAACCTCCCCAAACCCCACCCACGCTCTTCTGTGGTCACCTGCGGCCTCAGGGGCGGACCCAGAAAGCCTCTGTGGAGGAAAAGTGTGCTCTCCTCGGAAGCCATTCAAGCAGTCCACTACTTAAAGCTATCCAAATCGTCCACAGGCAGATTGGAGGGGGTTCTTAATAGTAGAGTTAGTAGGCTCTTGAAGGCGGACTTGTTGGACGCCTTGGGTGAGCTGCAAAGACAAAATGAATTGGACTTGGCTCTTAAG GTCTTCCAATTTGTGCGCAAGGAAGAGTGGTATAAACCCGATCTGGTGTTATATTGTGACATGATTCTATTGCTGGGAAAGAACAAATTGATTGAAATGGCTGAAGAGCTCTTTTcggaaatgaagaaagaaggCTTACAACCCAACACAAGGGCTTTTGCTGAGATGATTGGGGCATACATACGAGTGGGTATGATAGAAAAAGCCATGGAGACATATGAATTAATGAAGGAATCAGGTTGTACCCCGGATAGGCTAACGTTTATGATATTGATAAGGAACCTTGAGAAGGCCGGAAAACAAGAACTTGCAGCAATGGTAAAGAAGGAATGTGCTGAATTTGTTGATTATTCCGAGAAGTTCCTTGAAGAAGTTGAGAAATAT CGAAGGAGGCAATCACTTGATCTTGTGTGA
- the LOC108980418 gene encoding GTPase-activating protein GYP1-like isoform X2 — MMNNTNRSREENQRKKESTVTSLDSRFNQTLKNVQGLLKGRSIPGKILLTRRSDPSLQELSPEYERSSSFKDAGSSDRMTKEVEEEVQSTSNANKNTNVNKLTTSTSNIENTSKEVQKSAMGARATDSARVMKFTKVLSGTTVVLENLRELAWSGVPDYMRPDVWRLLLGYAPPNSDRKEGVLRRKRLEYLDCVSRYYDIPDTDRSDDEINMLRQIAVDCPRTVPDVTFFHEPKVQKSLERILYTWAIRHPASGYVQGINDLATPFLVVFLSEYLEGGMDNWSVSNLSPEKISNIEADCYWCLSKLLDGMQDHYTFAQPGIQRLVFKLKELVRRIDEPVSRHVEEQGLEFLQFAFRWFNCLLIREIPFHLVTRLWDTYLAEGDALPEFLVYIFASFLLTWSDKLQTLDFQELVMFLQHLPTQKWTHAELEMVLSRAFMWHSMFNNSPSHFAS; from the exons ATGATGAACAACACCAACCGTAGCCGCGAAGAAAATCAGCGGAAGAAAGAGAGCACTGTAACGAGCTTAGACTCGAGATTCAACCAGACCCTAAAAAATGTTCAAGG GTTGCTCAAAGGCCGCAGTATACCTGGTAAAATTTTGCTAACTAGAAGGTCAGATCCAAGCTTACAAGAACTGTCTCCAGAGTATGAAAGGAGCTCCTCATTCAAGGATGCTGGCTCAAGTGATCGCATGACCAAGGAAGTAGAG GAAGAAGTGCAGAGTACAAGCAATGCAAATAAGAACACAAATGTCAATAAGTTGACAACATCAACctcaaatattgaaaatacatCCAAAGAAGTTCAGAAGTCTGCTATGGGTGCTAGAGCTACAGATTCTGCGAGAGTTATGAAGTTCACAAAGGTGCTCTCAGGGACAACAGTCGTATTAG AAAATTTGCGTGAGTTAGCTTGGAGTGGAGTACCAGATTATATGCGCCCAGATGTATGGAGGCTTCTCTTG GGATATGCACCACCTAATTCAGATAGAAAGGAGGGAGTTCTAAGAAGAAAGCGCCTTGAGTATCTCGACTGTGTTTCTCGGTATTATGATATTCCAGATACTGACAGATCAGATGATGAGATCAACATGCTTCGCCAG ATTGCTGTTGATTGTCCACGAACCGTACCTGATGTTACTTTCTTCCACGAACCAAAAGTTCAGAAATCCTTGGAGCGCATCCTTTATACATG GGCCATTCGGCATCCTGCAAGTGGATATGTTCAGGGAATAAATGATCTAGCTACACCCTTTCTAGTTGTTTTCTTGTCAGAATACTTGGAAGGGGGGATGGATAACTGGTCAGTCTCTAATTTATCTCCAGAAAAAATCTCTAACATAGAGGCTGATTGCTATTGGTGTCTATCGAAATTGCTTGATGGGATGCAAGACCATTACACATTTGCTCAACCAGGAATTCAAAGGCTTGTGTTTAAACTGAAGGAGTTGGTTAGGCGGATTGATG AACCTGTTTCAAGACACGTGGAGGAGCAAGGGCTGGAATTTCTTCAATTTGCTTTCCGCTGGTTCAACTGTCTTCTAATACGTGAG ATACCTTTCCATCTTGTGACTCGCTTGTGGGACACATATCTTGCAGAAGGAGATGCACTGCCAGAGTTCCTTGTGTACATATTTGCCAGTTTTCTTTTAACG TGGTCAGATAAGCTCCAGACGCTTGATTTCCAGGAATTGGTGATGTTCCTTCAACACCTTCCAACACAAAAATGGACTCACGCAGAGCTTGAGATGGTGCTTTCAAGAGCCTTCATGTGGCACAGTATGTTCAACAACTCTCCCAGCCACTTTGCTAGCTAG
- the LOC108980418 gene encoding GTPase-activating protein GYP1-like isoform X1, with product MMNNTNRSREENQRKKESTVTSLDSRFNQTLKNVQGLLKGRSIPGKILLTRRSDPSLQELSPEYERSSSFKDAGSSDRMTKEVEAILISIFTHHCVSLLKNFMEEVQSTSNANKNTNVNKLTTSTSNIENTSKEVQKSAMGARATDSARVMKFTKVLSGTTVVLENLRELAWSGVPDYMRPDVWRLLLGYAPPNSDRKEGVLRRKRLEYLDCVSRYYDIPDTDRSDDEINMLRQIAVDCPRTVPDVTFFHEPKVQKSLERILYTWAIRHPASGYVQGINDLATPFLVVFLSEYLEGGMDNWSVSNLSPEKISNIEADCYWCLSKLLDGMQDHYTFAQPGIQRLVFKLKELVRRIDEPVSRHVEEQGLEFLQFAFRWFNCLLIREIPFHLVTRLWDTYLAEGDALPEFLVYIFASFLLTWSDKLQTLDFQELVMFLQHLPTQKWTHAELEMVLSRAFMWHSMFNNSPSHFAS from the exons ATGATGAACAACACCAACCGTAGCCGCGAAGAAAATCAGCGGAAGAAAGAGAGCACTGTAACGAGCTTAGACTCGAGATTCAACCAGACCCTAAAAAATGTTCAAGG GTTGCTCAAAGGCCGCAGTATACCTGGTAAAATTTTGCTAACTAGAAGGTCAGATCCAAGCTTACAAGAACTGTCTCCAGAGTATGAAAGGAGCTCCTCATTCAAGGATGCTGGCTCAAGTGATCGCATGACCAAGGAAGTAGAGGCAATATTGATATCCATTTTCACTCATCATTGtgtttcattattaaaaaattttatg GAAGAAGTGCAGAGTACAAGCAATGCAAATAAGAACACAAATGTCAATAAGTTGACAACATCAACctcaaatattgaaaatacatCCAAAGAAGTTCAGAAGTCTGCTATGGGTGCTAGAGCTACAGATTCTGCGAGAGTTATGAAGTTCACAAAGGTGCTCTCAGGGACAACAGTCGTATTAG AAAATTTGCGTGAGTTAGCTTGGAGTGGAGTACCAGATTATATGCGCCCAGATGTATGGAGGCTTCTCTTG GGATATGCACCACCTAATTCAGATAGAAAGGAGGGAGTTCTAAGAAGAAAGCGCCTTGAGTATCTCGACTGTGTTTCTCGGTATTATGATATTCCAGATACTGACAGATCAGATGATGAGATCAACATGCTTCGCCAG ATTGCTGTTGATTGTCCACGAACCGTACCTGATGTTACTTTCTTCCACGAACCAAAAGTTCAGAAATCCTTGGAGCGCATCCTTTATACATG GGCCATTCGGCATCCTGCAAGTGGATATGTTCAGGGAATAAATGATCTAGCTACACCCTTTCTAGTTGTTTTCTTGTCAGAATACTTGGAAGGGGGGATGGATAACTGGTCAGTCTCTAATTTATCTCCAGAAAAAATCTCTAACATAGAGGCTGATTGCTATTGGTGTCTATCGAAATTGCTTGATGGGATGCAAGACCATTACACATTTGCTCAACCAGGAATTCAAAGGCTTGTGTTTAAACTGAAGGAGTTGGTTAGGCGGATTGATG AACCTGTTTCAAGACACGTGGAGGAGCAAGGGCTGGAATTTCTTCAATTTGCTTTCCGCTGGTTCAACTGTCTTCTAATACGTGAG ATACCTTTCCATCTTGTGACTCGCTTGTGGGACACATATCTTGCAGAAGGAGATGCACTGCCAGAGTTCCTTGTGTACATATTTGCCAGTTTTCTTTTAACG TGGTCAGATAAGCTCCAGACGCTTGATTTCCAGGAATTGGTGATGTTCCTTCAACACCTTCCAACACAAAAATGGACTCACGCAGAGCTTGAGATGGTGCTTTCAAGAGCCTTCATGTGGCACAGTATGTTCAACAACTCTCCCAGCCACTTTGCTAGCTAG